In a genomic window of Sulfurisphaera tokodaii str. 7:
- a CDS encoding DUF1286 domain-containing protein: MKLRTHYVFSLGVISLVLVFLSNNFFVSFFVAAYSSILGNSLIDKIGHRELLTGRGYIPVRSPLTHTYPRSVLWGLLPTIPLIFLIHYMYGYYALIEVLVSGVIVGPTHMFLDMFTEAGVYVKKRGRWRRFALAHYRYDNPAVNGLAIFAGFLLLLIAYYISNLYYYF, encoded by the coding sequence GTGAAGTTGAGGACTCATTATGTTTTCTCGCTTGGTGTTATATCATTAGTTTTGGTTTTTCTTTCTAACAATTTTTTCGTGAGTTTTTTCGTAGCTGCATATTCTTCTATTTTGGGTAATTCTCTGATTGATAAGATAGGGCATAGGGAGTTGTTGACTGGAAGGGGTTATATACCGGTTAGGTCTCCTTTAACCCATACTTATCCTAGGAGTGTATTATGGGGATTATTACCAACAATTCCCTTAATCTTCCTCATACACTATATGTACGGTTATTATGCTTTAATTGAAGTATTGGTCTCCGGAGTGATAGTAGGTCCTACTCATATGTTTCTGGATATGTTTACTGAAGCTGGGGTTTATGTGAAGAAGAGGGGGAGGTGGAGGAGGTTCGCATTAGCCCACTATAGGTATGATAACCCAGCAGTAAATGGTTTAGCAATCTTTGCCGGTTTTCTGCTTCTGTTAATCGCATATTACATTAGTAATTTATATTATTATTTCTAA
- a CDS encoding DUF3834 domain-containing protein, with translation MNSQSKIRILAAPGPVSYPLIAYQMKNKDIEIIFGKEGGKDVDAIVDSTVSLAKRGLRIDFITVKKLMLISPKLTEGKIGVWRKGSAADVLTRATIDLKKVKAELVYSDDMMQLVNMLKNNQISAATLSSALGKGEAFEDLLNVPGSCGIHINSQEDKVINAYMEGITIIKENLDIAADYIVKNLPIKISKEFVTGVLKNAEFNVYKGGEFREFYELVKKYSNN, from the coding sequence ATGAATTCCCAGAGTAAAATTAGAATATTAGCCGCTCCAGGCCCAGTATCCTATCCTTTAATAGCATATCAAATGAAGAATAAAGATATAGAAATAATTTTCGGAAAAGAAGGCGGAAAAGATGTCGATGCTATAGTTGATTCTACAGTTTCATTAGCAAAAAGAGGGCTAAGGATTGATTTTATTACTGTAAAGAAGTTAATGTTGATTTCGCCTAAGCTAACAGAGGGTAAAATAGGAGTCTGGAGAAAGGGGAGTGCTGCTGACGTTTTAACAAGAGCCACAATAGATCTAAAAAAGGTTAAGGCTGAGCTAGTATACTCTGATGATATGATGCAACTTGTAAATATGTTAAAAAATAATCAAATTAGTGCAGCAACATTATCCTCTGCCTTAGGGAAAGGAGAAGCATTTGAAGATCTGCTTAATGTTCCAGGGAGTTGTGGAATTCACATAAATTCACAAGAGGATAAAGTTATTAATGCGTATATGGAGGGAATAACTATCATTAAAGAAAACTTAGATATAGCTGCAGATTATATTGTTAAAAATTTACCAATAAAGATTAGTAAGGAGTTCGTAACTGGTGTATTGAAAAATGCAGAGTTTAACGTCTATAAAGGAGGAGAATTTAGAGAATTTTATGAATTAGTAAAGAAATATTCTAATAACTAA
- a CDS encoding class II glutamine amidotransferase has product MCRMLAYIGEKEKLKKFAECLVASAKDDPITHDVHSDGWGIVALQDDDIIYYRNVNPIFKDKERLINIIDSLKNAKVIIHARLATDKSLVAPYLSHPYMESNEKGIFFIAHNGSVDKQLLGEALGINPKLMVDSELIGKYIQKKGIEGVEDLIKYTKSALNLLILYVDRESRKSHLYYFNYYNKDYVKSKGIPEEYYKMYVGENYVFSSSLAYSGCDKMKEAEFGELKEL; this is encoded by the coding sequence ATGTGCAGAATGTTAGCTTATATAGGTGAAAAGGAAAAACTTAAAAAATTTGCAGAATGTTTAGTAGCTTCCGCTAAAGATGACCCCATTACGCATGATGTACATTCTGATGGTTGGGGGATCGTGGCTTTACAAGATGATGATATAATTTACTATCGCAATGTAAATCCCATCTTTAAAGATAAAGAAAGACTCATAAATATTATAGATTCTTTAAAGAATGCTAAAGTAATAATTCATGCTAGATTAGCTACCGATAAGTCATTAGTAGCTCCTTATCTATCTCATCCATATATGGAAAGTAATGAGAAAGGAATATTCTTTATCGCCCATAACGGTAGTGTTGATAAACAGTTGCTAGGTGAAGCTTTAGGGATAAATCCTAAACTTATGGTTGACTCTGAGCTTATTGGAAAATATATACAGAAAAAAGGAATAGAAGGAGTTGAAGACTTAATTAAGTATACAAAATCTGCCTTAAATCTACTAATATTATATGTGGATAGAGAAAGTAGAAAGTCACATTTATACTATTTTAACTACTACAACAAGGATTATGTAAAGAGCAAAGGGATCCCGGAAGAGTATTATAAGATGTATGTTGGCGAGAATTATGTTTTCTCTTCTTCGTTAGCTTATAGTGGTTGTGACAAGATGAAAGAGGCTGAGTTTGGAGAACTGAAAGAACTCTAA
- a CDS encoding LOG family protein → MQIGIAAHSGEVSEELKERAKRFVDEVSSCKKVRLLLGGYWGLMKIVVDEALNKGLPVVLFLPIEREEVEIPEEVIKVYTGCEFRCRSVMLVRSSDILVSLGGGVGTQIELFMAYAMGKPVYSLYKTGLSTDNLKQAYPEYFDDRQIVKIKYFDDEIKMANAICNENIEKRRINFG, encoded by the coding sequence ATGCAAATTGGTATAGCTGCTCACAGCGGAGAAGTTTCAGAAGAATTAAAGGAAAGGGCTAAGAGATTCGTTGACGAAGTCTCAAGTTGTAAAAAAGTTAGATTACTTTTAGGTGGTTACTGGGGATTAATGAAGATAGTGGTAGATGAGGCTCTGAATAAAGGATTACCAGTTGTCCTTTTTCTTCCCATAGAGAGAGAAGAGGTGGAAATTCCAGAAGAAGTAATTAAAGTATATACGGGATGTGAATTTAGATGTAGGTCAGTAATGCTTGTCAGGTCTTCTGATATTCTAGTTAGCCTTGGTGGAGGTGTTGGTACTCAAATTGAGCTCTTTATGGCTTATGCTATGGGAAAACCTGTTTATAGTTTATATAAGACTGGGCTTTCAACAGATAACTTGAAGCAAGCATACCCAGAATATTTTGATGATAGGCAAATAGTTAAGATAAAATATTTTGATGATGAGATTAAGATGGCTAATGCAATATGTAATGAAAATATAGAAAAAAGAAGAATAAACTTTGGTTAG
- the nrfD gene encoding NrfD/PsrC family molybdoenzyme membrane anchor subunit encodes MGQFTAPAPPPYGIQAPIQQINEYPLWGTEVALALYFTEVAGMLMAIIGALELTGKYPSMAKKGAPTVFVSTILAFAFFAYDLGRPLAATSSPIEALINFSHSWMARGIIFVSGLLLFSLLYMLSIFLKLPQKLARSARITFAVLGMLFGIFSTTYSGFEFAATTGIPFWNNAGIPLLFLAGGVFVGSGISYILAFVTKGDEGIMARRLMAKLLAFSGIAELASWFLFLATVNFIYVFDEIAYDYLLSQSTFYIDLILSTLAVLISGGGTLAFSFRMMPISKEVSKSLGEIKPADLPTAVKYAVLVAAIFAIVAAYLTRADILFAGQYAYQVAPMTPFQIVSNQPIPVGSFGWRG; translated from the coding sequence ATGGGACAGTTTACAGCTCCAGCACCTCCCCCTTACGGAATACAAGCACCAATACAGCAGATAAATGAATATCCTTTATGGGGAACAGAGGTAGCATTAGCATTATATTTTACTGAAGTCGCTGGTATGCTAATGGCTATAATAGGTGCTTTAGAGTTAACCGGTAAGTATCCAAGCATGGCTAAGAAAGGTGCTCCTACTGTATTTGTATCAACGATATTAGCATTTGCGTTCTTTGCATATGATTTAGGAAGACCGCTAGCAGCAACGTCCTCACCTATTGAGGCATTAATAAACTTCTCTCACTCCTGGATGGCTAGAGGTATAATATTTGTCTCAGGGTTACTACTATTTTCCTTACTGTATATGCTCTCCATATTCCTAAAATTACCACAAAAATTGGCTAGGAGTGCGAGAATTACATTTGCAGTTCTCGGAATGTTATTCGGAATATTCTCAACAACATATAGTGGTTTTGAGTTTGCAGCTACTACAGGGATTCCATTTTGGAATAATGCTGGTATACCATTATTATTCTTAGCTGGTGGTGTTTTCGTAGGTTCTGGTATCAGTTATATTTTAGCATTCGTAACTAAAGGTGATGAAGGAATAATGGCAAGAAGACTTATGGCAAAACTTTTAGCTTTCTCTGGAATTGCAGAATTAGCCTCATGGTTCTTATTCCTAGCAACTGTGAATTTCATTTATGTATTTGATGAAATAGCGTATGATTATTTACTATCACAAAGTACATTTTACATAGACCTAATACTCTCTACTCTTGCTGTATTAATCTCTGGAGGAGGAACTCTTGCGTTTTCATTTAGAATGATGCCTATTTCAAAAGAAGTAAGTAAATCATTAGGTGAGATAAAACCAGCAGATTTGCCAACAGCAGTAAAGTATGCAGTTCTAGTAGCAGCTATTTTCGCAATAGTTGCTGCATATTTAACTAGAGCCGATATACTGTTTGCTGGACAATATGCATACCAAGTTGCACCAATGACACCTTTCCAGATAGTAAGTAATCAACCAATACCAGTAGGAAGTTTTGGATGGAGAGGTTAG
- a CDS encoding winged helix-turn-helix transcriptional regulator, with protein sequence MIGIPLVISDFLLFLLKESMVVSSLKNIDPSVLEVISRFKLHFLVLLSAKSSIKELKILSKLTIIGPLSSYKLSQELGMPSATAWRILKKLCKEGYVQKGEKNFSITPKGLAILFKNYHDDKIRKVVAKRIKEIWNYEGSVDEIYCLLKDMVDLIDKGKIDIKNICLNYPASLAGFLYPLASELSEETKKVIAHYMLKTFPSTNLTPYCRGIISFDNRATPYLIAVECKAEGIKLNHYCELLQKLYNKNSIS encoded by the coding sequence ATGATAGGGATACCTCTCGTAATTTCTGATTTCCTTCTTTTTTTATTAAAAGAGAGTATGGTAGTATCAAGTCTAAAGAACATAGATCCATCAGTCCTCGAAGTAATATCTAGATTTAAATTACATTTTCTAGTTTTATTATCAGCAAAAAGTTCAATAAAGGAATTAAAAATACTCTCTAAGTTAACTATAATAGGACCATTATCCTCATATAAACTTTCGCAAGAACTAGGGATGCCGTCAGCAACAGCATGGAGAATTTTAAAGAAACTTTGTAAAGAAGGATATGTGCAAAAAGGAGAAAAGAACTTCAGTATAACACCGAAAGGACTCGCTATTCTCTTCAAAAATTACCATGATGATAAAATACGAAAAGTTGTGGCTAAAAGAATAAAGGAAATTTGGAATTATGAAGGTAGCGTAGATGAAATTTACTGCTTACTTAAGGATATGGTTGATTTAATTGATAAAGGAAAGATAGATATCAAAAACATTTGTCTTAATTATCCAGCGTCACTAGCAGGATTTTTATACCCTCTAGCAAGCGAATTGTCAGAAGAAACAAAAAAAGTAATAGCACATTACATGCTAAAAACCTTTCCTTCAACTAATTTGACTCCCTATTGCAGAGGAATTATATCATTTGATAATAGAGCCACTCCGTATCTTATAGCTGTAGAATGTAAAGCTGAAGGAATTAAATTAAACCATTATTGTGAGCTATTACAAAAATTATATAATAAAAATTCTATAAGCTAA
- a CDS encoding SMP-30/gluconolactonase/LRE family protein: MKKVTEFKGKLFEGPIWVKDTLYFVDITRGEIHSIKENQHEVIRLNSYVSSIQPRKKGGLIATSGKGFYIIENNMVNLLYKVENWDERNRFNDGKCDAMGRYWVGTMNLEEKYPTGALYVLDLNIKLRKVLDGVTISNGLAWSLDNKKFYYIDSPTKKIYVFDFDLMKGEISNRNTLIDLSSYPGVPDGMTIDSEGMLWVALYGGGRVLRVTEGRVLEEIKVPASHVTSVTFGDSDLKTLYITTANEEENGGYIYSERVGIKGVETYYCEF, encoded by the coding sequence ATGAAAAAAGTTACTGAATTTAAGGGAAAATTGTTCGAAGGACCAATATGGGTTAAAGACACACTCTATTTCGTTGACATTACTAGAGGTGAAATACATAGTATAAAGGAAAATCAACATGAAGTGATAAGACTAAATTCGTATGTGAGTTCAATACAGCCAAGGAAAAAAGGAGGATTAATTGCAACATCTGGGAAAGGATTCTATATAATAGAAAACAATATGGTTAATCTTCTATATAAAGTTGAAAATTGGGATGAAAGAAACAGATTTAATGACGGAAAATGTGACGCCATGGGAAGATATTGGGTAGGTACGATGAACTTAGAGGAAAAGTATCCAACTGGAGCATTATACGTTTTAGACCTTAATATAAAACTCAGAAAGGTTTTAGATGGAGTCACTATATCAAATGGATTAGCATGGAGTCTAGATAATAAAAAGTTCTATTACATAGATTCTCCCACAAAGAAAATATACGTATTTGATTTTGACCTAATGAAGGGTGAAATATCAAATAGAAACACCTTAATAGATCTTTCTTCATATCCAGGAGTACCAGATGGAATGACAATCGATTCTGAAGGAATGTTATGGGTAGCTCTTTATGGTGGAGGAAGAGTACTAAGAGTTACTGAAGGAAGAGTATTAGAAGAAATAAAAGTCCCTGCCTCTCACGTAACTTCAGTAACATTTGGAGATTCAGACTTAAAAACACTTTATATAACAACTGCAAATGAGGAGGAAAATGGAGGGTATATTTATTCTGAAAGGGTTGGCATTAAGGGAGTGGAAACTTACTACTGTGAATTCTAA
- a CDS encoding MFS transporter, translated as MQKKDITFLHALLIIIPLTIAIRASNNMLMTTIPLVTKYIFNFSESEIGIISALTSLFTFIGSGVINSRLKRDMRKKVFRASGIVYAILLPIFYFASPITIWVLSALAGIVLGILMPNIITYAGLLKDRRQRERVLSIYTLALSASLVIGPAIESWILNYFSLLEVFLFFAPFSILSGIMSFFVDFPEERNDGKKTKVFENPGFITAVINILTYNIVFSILLAFAGIYAKSTFNISYSSVTLIFSAFFLTSFLSRLYLSIRPAERLWYYMSFAISITTLGLVFISVLPSNLVLFTVALLLLGIPHGITYPLSIISISRTFLPEERNEANSIFFAIMMLIGIVTPTISGFVIEIIGFRTTLTFIIPIILSLLVLLRRYVKYVDTQIDKTYKSIAK; from the coding sequence ATGCAAAAAAAGGATATAACATTTCTTCATGCATTATTAATTATTATTCCTTTGACTATTGCAATAAGAGCATCTAATAATATGTTAATGACAACAATTCCCCTTGTAACCAAATACATATTTAATTTTAGCGAAAGCGAAATCGGAATTATTTCAGCCCTAACTTCACTGTTTACGTTTATTGGAAGCGGTGTAATCAATTCTAGATTGAAACGCGATATGAGGAAAAAAGTTTTTAGAGCATCTGGCATAGTTTACGCTATACTTTTACCTATCTTTTATTTTGCTTCTCCAATTACTATTTGGGTTTTATCAGCGTTAGCTGGGATTGTTCTTGGTATACTTATGCCAAATATTATTACTTATGCCGGATTACTAAAAGATAGAAGGCAAAGGGAAAGAGTACTCTCAATTTATACCTTAGCATTATCAGCAAGTTTAGTAATCGGACCAGCAATTGAGTCATGGATATTAAATTACTTTTCACTCCTAGAAGTTTTCCTATTCTTTGCCCCATTCTCAATTCTTTCTGGGATAATGTCATTCTTTGTAGATTTCCCAGAAGAGAGAAATGATGGTAAAAAGACAAAAGTCTTCGAAAATCCAGGGTTTATAACGGCAGTTATTAATATCTTAACATATAATATAGTTTTCTCAATACTTCTTGCTTTTGCAGGAATATATGCAAAATCTACTTTTAATATCTCTTACTCTTCTGTTACCCTAATCTTCTCAGCTTTCTTTTTAACCTCATTCCTTTCTAGGCTTTACCTTTCTATTAGACCCGCAGAAAGGCTATGGTATTATATGTCTTTTGCAATATCAATAACAACACTTGGTTTAGTATTTATTTCAGTTTTACCATCAAACTTAGTTCTCTTTACGGTAGCTCTATTGCTTCTAGGAATTCCTCATGGAATAACATATCCCTTATCCATCATTTCTATAAGCAGGACTTTCTTACCAGAAGAAAGAAATGAGGCAAATAGTATATTCTTTGCTATTATGATGCTAATAGGTATAGTAACTCCAACAATATCGGGCTTTGTAATTGAGATAATTGGATTTAGAACCACTCTAACTTTCATAATTCCTATAATCCTCTCGCTTCTTGTCTTGTTGAGACGTTATGTTAAATATGTTGATACTCAGATTGATAAA
- a CDS encoding DUF2173 family protein, with the protein MSISEKLDRLMRLKGAIAAGHFTADGKLVEYKGPLTKELAEMVAKMCAANSLMGTIEAESFTKISGMKWTPFLGWAVAAGEYAVCVMGNYGVFVKLSEADFNEIFKVLGEVSK; encoded by the coding sequence ATGTCTATTTCCGAAAAACTCGATAGGCTAATGAGGCTAAAGGGAGCTATAGCAGCAGGCCATTTTACTGCAGATGGTAAGTTAGTTGAGTACAAGGGACCATTAACTAAGGAATTAGCTGAAATGGTAGCTAAGATGTGTGCTGCAAATTCATTAATGGGAACTATAGAAGCCGAATCGTTTACAAAGATCAGCGGAATGAAGTGGACACCATTTCTTGGTTGGGCAGTAGCTGCAGGAGAGTATGCTGTATGTGTAATGGGTAACTACGGAGTTTTTGTTAAACTTAGTGAAGCAGACTTTAACGAAATATTTAAAGTATTGGGAGAAGTATCTAAATAA
- a CDS encoding type II toxin-antitoxin system RelE family toxin, whose product MVCEKWELRFSMRKAKNYHEFMEYAVDNFIDKTVMLILEKLDLLRKDPLKYAREKLGKDKYGNPMFSIEVTGDIRILYSIDPKNCVVFIWEVGSHKKVYGHDP is encoded by the coding sequence GTGGTTTGTGAGAAGTGGGAATTGAGGTTTTCAATGAGGAAAGCAAAGAACTATCATGAGTTTATGGAGTATGCAGTAGATAATTTCATCGATAAAACAGTAATGTTAATACTTGAAAAATTAGATTTACTAAGAAAAGACCCACTAAAATATGCCAGAGAGAAACTGGGGAAGGATAAATACGGAAATCCCATGTTCTCAATAGAAGTTACGGGTGATATAAGGATACTTTATAGTATTGATCCAAAAAATTGTGTAGTTTTCATTTGGGAGGTTGGGTCTCATAAGAAGGTTTACGGGCATGACCCTTAG